The Gasterosteus aculeatus chromosome 17, fGasAcu3.hap1.1, whole genome shotgun sequence genome includes a window with the following:
- the pcsk1 gene encoding neuroendocrine convertase 1, with protein sequence MEMRCRPAMMCCVFAVLLSVVSRSLESSYVDRQYLNEWAVEIPGGLAAAEAIAKELDYKLVRQIGALEDHFLFKHRNHPGRMKRSANHITRRLSEDDRVLWAEQQYEKSRNKRASLGGCRDCPVDKLFDDPMWNQQWYLQDTRTSPSLPKLDLHVVPVWQKGITGKGVVITVLDDGLEWNHTDIYSNYDAAASYDFNNNDPDPFPRYDSTNENKHGTRCAGEIAMQADNNKCGVGVAFNSKVGGIRMLDGIVTDAIEASSIGFNPNHVDIYSASWGPNDDGKTVEGPGRLAQKAFEYGIQKGRGGKGSIFVWASGNGGRQGDNCDCDGYTDSIYTISISSASQQGLSPWYAEKCSSTLATAYSSGDYTDQRITSADLHNECTQTHTGTSASAPLAAGIFALALEQNPDLNWRDLQHIVVWTSEFDPLANNPGWKRNGAGLMVNSRFGFGLLNAKALVDLADPATWKHVPEKKQCIVRDDSFQPRELKAAGAITIEIPTKACVGQENAVISLEHVQVEASIEYSRRGDLHITLTSPAGTSTVLLAERERDTSANGFKNWDFMSVHTWGEDPAGTWTIKITDTSGRMQNEGRILSWKLILHGTSEKPEHMKKPRVYIPYNAVQNDRRGVEHMDDMMEEPTQAYPPPNTEPAHASPPPNPGKESKKPLNPPASPSLALLRLLQTAFNRQTPALPQPKSAARASSAWRKLQPDRSISPPATRLPPQMLYQALDMINKYQGPEDSVYSDYSDGFYSIKPYRHRDDRLLQALFEMIDGDHK encoded by the exons ATGGAAATGAGATGTCGTCCAGcgatgatgtgttgtgttttcgCCGTCCTCCTCTCCGTGGTTTCCCGGTCGCTGGAGTCCTCTTACGTGGACAGGCAGTACCTGAACGAGTGGGCAGTGGAGATCCCCGGCGGACTGGCCGCTGCGGAGGCGATCGCCAAAGAGCTGGACTACAAACTGGTCCGACAG atCGGGGCCCTGGAAGACCATTTCTTGTTCAAACACCGCAATCATCCCGGCAGAATGAAACGAAGTGCCAACCACATCACCAGGCGGCTGTCGGAGGATGATCGC GTGCTGTGGGCAGAGCAGCAGTACGAGAAAAGCCGCAATAAGCGGGCGTCCCTCGGAGGGTGCCGGGACTGCCCAGTGGATAAGCTGTTTGATGATCCCATGTGGAACCAGCAGTGGTACCTG CAAGACACAAGGACGTCTCCCTCGCTGCCGAAGCTCGACCTGCACGTGGTCCCTGTGTGGCAGAAAGGCATCACAGGAAAAGGAGTGGTCATCACCGTTCTGGATGACGGCCTGGAGTGGAATCACACGGACATCTACTCCAACTAC GATGCAGCAGCCAGCTACGACTTCAACAACAACGACCCTGACCCTTTCCCCAGATACGACTCCACTAATGAAAACAA ACATGGGACCAGGTGCGCTGGAGAGATCGCCATGCAGGCGGACAACAATAAATGTGGTGTCGGAGTGGCATTCAACTCCAAGGTTGGAG GGATTCGAATGCTAGATGGGATTGTGACTGACGCCATTGAGGCCAGCTCCATTGGGTTCAATCCGAACCATGTGGACATCTACAGTGCAAGCTGGGGACCCAACGATGATGGAAAGACAGTGGAGGGCCCTGGACGCCTGGCCCAGAAGGCTTTCGAATACGGTATCCAGAAG GGCCGTGGTGGGAAAGGCTCTATCTTTGTTTGGGCCTCGGGTAATGGCGGGCGCCAGGGCGACAACTGTGACTGCGACGGTTACACAGACAGCATCTACACCATCTCCATCAGCAGTGCCTCACAGCAGGGCCTGTCCCCGTGGTACGCGGAAAAGTGCTCCTCCACCCTGGCTACAGCATACAGCAGTGGAGACTACACCGACCAGAGGATC ACGAGTGCCGATCTGCACAATGAATGCACTCAGACTCACACGGGAACGTCGGCCTCCGCCCCCTTGGCTGCTGGAATATTTGCCCTTGCGCTGGAACAAAA CCCAGATCTTAACTGGAGAGACCTGCAGCACATTGTGGTGTGGACCTCAGAGTTCGACCCTTTGGCCAATAACCCCGGCTGGAAGAGGAACGGAGCTGGGTTGATGGTCAACAGCCGTTTCGGCTTCGGCCTTCTCAACGCTAAAGCCCTGGTGGACCTGGCTGACCCGGCCACGTGGAAGCACGTGCCAGAAAAGAAGCAATGCATCGTCAGGGACGATTCCTTCCAGCCCAG GGAGCTGAAGGCAGCAGGGGCAATCACTATAGAGATTCCAACCAAAGCCTGCGTAGGGCAGGAGAACGCAGTCATCTCGTTGGAGCACGTGCAGGTGGAGGCCAGCATTGAGTACTCCAGGAGAGGAGACCTTCACATAACACTCACCTCCCCAGCCG GCACCAGTACAGTGCTGCTGGCTGAGCGAGAGAGGGACACGTCCGCTAATGGTTTCAAAAACTGGGACTTTATGTCTGTCCATACATGGGGCGAAGATCCTGCTGGTACATGGACCATAAAGATCACAGATACT TCGGGCCGCATGCAGAACGAGGGTCGAATTTTGAGCTGGAAGCTAATTCTTCATGGAACATCAGAGAAGCCAGAGCACATGAAGAAACCGCGAGTGTACATTCCCTACAACGCTGTACAGAATGACCGCCGTGGTGTGGAACATATGGATGACATGATGGAG GAGCCCACACAGGCCTATCCACCTCCAAATACCGAGCCTGCAcatgcctcccctcctcccaacCCAGGGAAAGAATCCAAAAAGCCCTTAAACccacccgcctccccctccctggCCCTTCTGCGCCTCCTTCAGACGGCCTTTAACAGGCAGACCCCTGCCCTCCCTCAGCCAAAGTCCGCAGCCAGGGCCTCCTCCGCCTGGAGGAAGCTGCAGCCAGACCGGAGCATCTCTCCCCCTGCAACAAGACTCCCTCCTCAGATGTTGTACCAGGCTCTGGACATGATCAACAAGTACCAAGGCCCCGAGGACAGTGTCTACAGTGACTACAGTGATGGCTTCTACAGCATCAAGCCGTACAGGCACCGAGATGACCGACTACTGCAGGCCCTGTTTGAGATGATAGATGGTGACCACAagtga